In the genome of Ancylomarina subtilis, one region contains:
- a CDS encoding DNA/RNA non-specific endonuclease has translation MIKKILLSLFLLISLSGFSQDYKYLPTHTGEIIKHKNYILSYSEKFEQAEWVAYELSSNETVGLIKRVDDFRPDPDVKTGSANLKDYKGSGYDRGHLAPAADMGFSAAAMSESFYMSNMSPQKPSFNRGIWKNLETQVRNWAKVYDKIYVVTGGVLKSGLPFIGENRVAVPEKYYKIIFREKGSHAEMIAFLLANKKSEQPLSSFVVSVDEIEKLTGVDFFPQLPDGIENKLEAQRSAQNWDFGPCKGNNMAMVKAKKQAEISKTKPYTGQCCGKTQNGSRCKRKATSGTRYCWQHKKK, from the coding sequence ATGATAAAAAAAATCTTACTCTCTTTATTTCTTTTGATATCCTTGTCGGGATTTTCACAAGATTACAAATACCTGCCTACTCATACCGGTGAAATTATCAAGCACAAAAACTATATTCTTTCTTACAGCGAGAAATTTGAGCAGGCAGAATGGGTAGCTTATGAACTAAGCTCGAACGAAACGGTGGGTTTGATTAAACGAGTTGACGATTTCAGACCCGATCCTGATGTTAAAACAGGTTCTGCAAATCTGAAGGATTATAAAGGGAGTGGTTACGACAGGGGACATCTGGCTCCTGCGGCTGATATGGGGTTTTCTGCTGCCGCCATGTCGGAGAGTTTCTACATGTCGAATATGTCTCCGCAGAAACCTTCTTTTAACCGTGGGATTTGGAAAAATTTGGAAACGCAGGTTCGAAATTGGGCAAAAGTCTACGACAAAATCTATGTGGTGACAGGAGGTGTATTGAAATCCGGTTTGCCATTTATTGGGGAAAATAGGGTTGCTGTTCCTGAGAAATACTATAAAATCATTTTCCGCGAAAAGGGCAGTCATGCTGAAATGATAGCCTTCCTTTTGGCGAATAAGAAGTCAGAACAGCCGCTATCAAGTTTTGTTGTAAGTGTTGATGAGATTGAAAAGTTGACTGGAGTTGATTTCTTCCCACAATTACCCGATGGCATAGAGAATAAGTTGGAAGCTCAGCGAAGTGCTCAAAATTGGGATTTTGGCCCTTGTAAAGGCAATAATATGGCTATGGTAAAAGCTAAAAAGCAAGCTGAAATAAGCAAAACAAAGCCCTATACAGGGCAGTGTTGTGGTAAGACTCAAAACGGGTCACGCTGTAAGCGAAAGGCAACTTCGGGCACTCGCTATTGTTGGCAACATAAAAAGAAATAA
- a CDS encoding glycine--tRNA ligase produces the protein MAQEDVFKKLVAHCKEYGFVFQSSEIYDGLSAVYDYAQLGVELKNNIKKYWWDSMVKLHENVVGIDSAIFMHPTIWKASGHVDAFNDPLIDNKDSKKRYRADVLIEDLLAKFEAKMDKEVAKAKKKFGESFDEAQFRSTNPRVLANKEKMDAVHARFVEALDKNDLEDLKQIIIDNEIACPISGTKNWTDVRQFNLMFSTDMGSTADGSSKIYLRPETAQGIFVNYLNVQKTGRMKIPFGIAQIGKAFRNEIVARQFIFRMREFEQMELQFFVRPGEEMKWFNAWKETRMSWHRALGFGEDKYRFHDHDKLAHYANAATDVEFKFPFGFKEVEGIHSRTDFDLKQHQEFSGKKIQYFDPELNKSYVPYVVETSIGVDRMFLQIMSEAYQEEKIEKEDGKVDERVVLKLPPALAPVKLCVMPLVKKDGLPDKAREIINDLKFDFNCQYDEKDSIGKRYRRQDAIGTPFCVTLDHQSLEDNTVTLRYRDTMAQERVEISKLYEIIKSEVSMKELFKKLK, from the coding sequence ATGGCTCAGGAAGATGTTTTCAAAAAACTGGTAGCTCATTGTAAAGAATACGGATTCGTATTTCAATCATCAGAAATTTATGATGGTTTATCTGCGGTTTACGATTACGCACAATTGGGTGTTGAACTTAAAAACAACATTAAAAAGTATTGGTGGGATTCAATGGTAAAACTACACGAAAATGTAGTAGGGATTGATTCTGCTATTTTTATGCACCCTACCATTTGGAAAGCATCGGGACACGTAGATGCTTTTAACGATCCTTTGATTGACAATAAGGACTCTAAGAAGCGTTATAGAGCAGATGTTTTGATCGAAGATCTATTGGCTAAGTTCGAGGCTAAAATGGATAAGGAAGTTGCCAAGGCTAAGAAAAAGTTTGGTGAGAGTTTCGATGAGGCTCAATTCCGTTCGACTAACCCTCGTGTGTTGGCTAATAAAGAGAAAATGGACGCTGTTCATGCGCGTTTTGTTGAGGCATTAGACAAGAACGATTTGGAAGATTTGAAGCAAATTATCATCGATAATGAAATTGCTTGTCCTATTTCGGGAACTAAGAACTGGACGGATGTTCGCCAGTTTAACTTGATGTTCTCAACCGATATGGGATCTACTGCTGATGGTAGTAGTAAGATTTACCTTCGTCCTGAAACGGCTCAGGGTATTTTCGTAAACTACCTGAATGTTCAGAAAACAGGTCGTATGAAGATTCCTTTCGGAATTGCGCAAATTGGGAAAGCTTTCCGTAACGAGATTGTTGCCCGTCAGTTCATTTTCCGTATGCGTGAGTTCGAACAAATGGAGCTTCAATTCTTTGTTCGTCCGGGTGAAGAGATGAAATGGTTCAATGCCTGGAAAGAGACTCGTATGAGCTGGCACAGAGCGCTTGGTTTTGGTGAGGATAAATACCGTTTCCACGATCACGATAAGTTGGCTCATTATGCCAATGCAGCGACTGATGTTGAATTTAAATTCCCATTCGGATTTAAAGAGGTAGAGGGAATCCACTCTCGTACGGATTTTGATTTGAAACAGCACCAGGAATTTTCAGGTAAGAAAATCCAATATTTTGATCCGGAATTGAACAAGAGCTACGTACCATATGTAGTTGAAACTTCAATTGGAGTTGACCGTATGTTCCTTCAGATTATGTCGGAAGCTTACCAGGAAGAGAAAATTGAGAAAGAAGATGGTAAGGTTGACGAGCGTGTGGTATTGAAATTGCCACCAGCATTAGCTCCAGTGAAATTGTGTGTGATGCCATTGGTTAAGAAAGATGGTTTGCCTGATAAAGCTCGTGAGATTATCAACGACTTGAAATTCGATTTTAACTGTCAGTACGATGAGAAAGACTCGATCGGGAAGCGTTACCGTCGTCAGGATGCTATTGGAACGCCTTTCTGTGTGACTCTGGACCACCAGTCATTAGAAGATAACACCGTAACACTTCGTTACCGTGATACAATGGCTCAAGAGCGTGTAGAGATCTCAAAACTATACGAGATCATCAAATCAGAAGTGAGCATGAAAGAGCTATTTAAAAAGTTGAAATAA
- a CDS encoding DUF4834 family protein has translation MQNNQQQQQYQQKPEGEVTVEKNTTHKEKHDTKNVGDYVDFEEIDD, from the coding sequence ATGCAGAATAATCAACAACAGCAACAGTATCAACAAAAACCTGAAGGTGAAGTAACTGTTGAAAAAAATACGACACATAAAGAAAAGCACGATACAAAGAATGTAGGCGACTATGTCGATTTTGAGGAAATAGACGACTAA